From a single Nostoc edaphicum CCNP1411 genomic region:
- a CDS encoding pentapeptide repeat-containing protein — MKLQLLAAMALATPLFFTSSVRAENPQDLQKLLSTGECIQCDLSGANLSGAHLIGADLRGSKLQGANLVGANLEGADLTGANLAGANLTSAYVTNVNLKQTNLNGVNFTRATIHDSNVYKASMNDLNLTDAEIFNTGIGIGGEDAEIPDWD, encoded by the coding sequence ATGAAACTCCAGCTATTAGCGGCCATGGCCTTAGCAACTCCCCTATTTTTCACTAGCTCGGTTAGAGCCGAGAATCCGCAGGACTTACAAAAGCTGCTTTCAACTGGGGAATGTATCCAGTGTGATCTGTCAGGAGCTAACCTCAGTGGCGCTCATCTAATTGGTGCTGACTTGAGAGGCTCGAAGCTCCAAGGAGCCAACCTTGTAGGAGCTAACCTCGAAGGTGCTGATTTAACTGGTGCAAACTTGGCAGGTGCTAATCTAACATCCGCTTATGTAACCAATGTGAATTTGAAGCAAACAAATCTTAACGGAGTAAATTTTACTCGCGCTACGATTCACGATTCTAATGTGTATAAAGCATCAATGAATGATCTCAATCTCACTGATGCCGAAATATTTAACACTGGAATCGGTATTGGTGGAGAAGATGCCGAAATTCCCGATTGGGACTAG
- a CDS encoding DUF1206 domain-containing protein — translation MTQQLTNHASLWVERLGRFGYVSKGVVYGIVGLLAAQVAFGTGGKTTDTQGALQTIVNQPFGKFLLALVAIGLIGYVIWRFVQAIKDPENKGNDAKGLAVRIGYAVNGLIYASLALSAVQIVMGTGSAKNSSDSTENWTARLLSQPFGQWLVGTVGVLIIALGFYQFYQAFSAKFRKELNLTELSNKEAQWVMRISRFGLAARGIVFCIIGWFLIEAARQSNAATAEGLDEVLQTLAQQPNGAWLLGIVALGLVAYGIYTIIQARYRRVVNV, via the coding sequence ATGACACAACAGTTGACAAACCATGCTTCATTGTGGGTTGAGCGACTGGGACGATTTGGCTATGTTTCCAAGGGAGTCGTTTACGGTATAGTTGGACTACTGGCGGCACAGGTGGCTTTTGGCACGGGTGGTAAAACAACTGATACCCAAGGCGCTCTCCAAACAATCGTCAACCAGCCATTTGGTAAATTTTTGCTGGCTTTAGTTGCAATTGGCTTGATTGGATACGTAATCTGGCGTTTTGTACAGGCAATTAAAGACCCAGAAAATAAAGGTAATGATGCCAAAGGTTTGGCAGTGCGAATTGGTTACGCAGTTAATGGCTTGATTTATGCAAGTTTAGCCTTAAGTGCTGTGCAAATCGTTATGGGTACAGGCAGCGCTAAAAATAGTAGTGATTCTACTGAAAACTGGACAGCACGTTTGCTTTCTCAACCCTTTGGTCAATGGTTAGTTGGAACTGTGGGGGTATTGATAATTGCTCTAGGTTTTTATCAGTTTTATCAAGCTTTTAGCGCTAAATTTCGTAAAGAACTGAATTTAACTGAGTTAAGCAACAAAGAAGCCCAATGGGTAATGAGGATTTCCAGATTTGGTTTAGCGGCACGGGGTATAGTATTTTGTATTATCGGTTGGTTTTTAATCGAAGCAGCAAGACAGTCGAACGCCGCTACAGCAGAAGGTTTGGATGAAGTATTACAGACGTTAGCGCAACAGCCGAATGGAGCATGGCTTTTGGGTATTGTGGCGTTAGGTTTGGTTGCCTATGGAATTTACACAATAATACAAGCGCGGTATCGTCGGGTAGTCAATGTTTAG
- a CDS encoding Uma2 family endonuclease has protein sequence MTSATDPSTALTPFPDHTQLPESDGTFVKNWQEHPQSILLTDSITPILKQLHPEGEYCIGQDLGIYWRLTDPPERGAEAPDWFYVGNVPPLLDGQTRRSYVLWQEFIAPLIALEFVSGDGSEERDKTPWQGKFWIYEQVIHPAFYGIYEVNKANVEVYELIGGQYQLLAANERGHYPITRLGVELGIWQGVYQNAELPWLRWWDLQGNLLLTGDERADRLTAQLRSLGVEPEV, from the coding sequence ATGACCTCTGCAACCGACCCATCCACCGCCCTCACTCCTTTCCCCGATCATACGCAGCTACCAGAGTCAGACGGTACTTTCGTGAAAAATTGGCAAGAGCATCCCCAAAGCATCTTACTCACTGACTCGATTACACCTATCCTTAAACAATTACATCCTGAAGGTGAATATTGTATAGGTCAGGACTTAGGTATTTACTGGCGCTTGACAGATCCGCCAGAAAGAGGAGCAGAAGCACCAGATTGGTTTTATGTAGGAAATGTACCGCCCTTGCTCGATGGACAAACGCGGAGGTCTTATGTACTGTGGCAAGAATTTATTGCCCCCCTAATTGCCTTGGAATTTGTTTCTGGGGATGGTAGTGAAGAACGAGATAAAACTCCTTGGCAGGGGAAATTTTGGATTTATGAGCAAGTAATTCATCCGGCTTTTTATGGCATTTATGAAGTGAATAAAGCCAATGTAGAAGTTTATGAATTAATTGGTGGACAATATCAGTTATTAGCAGCAAATGAACGCGGACATTATCCGATTACGCGCTTGGGAGTTGAGTTAGGTATTTGGCAAGGAGTTTATCAAAATGCGGAATTACCTTGGCTGCGCTGGTGGGATTTGCAGGGTAATTTGTTGTTGACTGGTGATGAAAGAGCCGATCGCTTGACTGCTCAATTGCGATCGCTCGGAGTGGAACCAGAAGTCTAA
- a CDS encoding homoserine dehydrogenase, producing the protein MGVKLGILGLGTVGTGTVQLLQDSAGRHPLLQEIEIYRVGVRSLDKPRAVELSTEMLTTDLDSIVNDPAVDIVVEVMGGLEPARSLILKALSNGKHVVTANKAAIARFGAEIFTTANQAGVYVMLEAAVGGGIPVIQPLKQSLSVNRIHTVTGIVNGTTNYILTRMQTEGSNFNDVLADAQRLGYAEADPTADVDGLDAGDKIAILASLGFGGRINLEDVYTEGIRQVSKTDIAYAEKLGFVIKLLAIAKRDTPSSPLSVRVHPTLVPQAHPLASINGVYNAILVEGEPIGQVMFFGPGAGAGATASAVTSDILNLVAVLKTNTAVANPLLTCGHQEYCQIAPMAELITRFYARFLTNDQPGVIGKLGTCFGNYGVSLESIVQTGFQGELAEIVVVTHDVREGNFRQALAEIRDLSAIESIPSLLRVL; encoded by the coding sequence GTGGGTGTGAAACTAGGAATACTGGGATTAGGCACCGTGGGAACGGGAACAGTGCAGTTGTTGCAAGATAGCGCTGGGCGTCACCCATTGTTGCAAGAGATAGAAATCTATCGGGTGGGAGTGCGATCGCTCGATAAACCCCGTGCAGTAGAATTGTCTACGGAAATGTTAACCACAGATTTAGATTCTATTGTCAACGATCCAGCAGTAGATATAGTTGTCGAGGTGATGGGCGGACTAGAGCCGGCGCGATCGCTAATTCTCAAAGCTTTAAGTAATGGCAAGCATGTAGTCACCGCCAATAAAGCAGCGATCGCCCGCTTTGGGGCGGAAATTTTCACAACTGCCAATCAAGCAGGCGTCTACGTCATGCTAGAAGCGGCTGTGGGTGGTGGGATTCCGGTGATTCAACCCTTGAAGCAGTCTTTAAGTGTTAACCGCATTCATACTGTAACGGGCATCGTGAACGGTACAACAAACTACATTCTGACGCGGATGCAAACAGAAGGTAGTAACTTCAATGATGTCTTAGCTGATGCCCAGCGTTTAGGTTATGCTGAGGCTGACCCCACAGCTGATGTCGATGGCTTAGACGCAGGCGATAAAATTGCTATCCTCGCATCATTAGGCTTTGGTGGACGGATCAACCTAGAAGATGTTTATACCGAGGGGATTCGGCAAGTCAGCAAGACAGATATTGCCTACGCCGAAAAATTGGGATTTGTGATTAAATTGTTAGCGATCGCTAAACGTGATACTCCCTCATCTCCCCTTTCCGTCAGAGTTCATCCTACCTTAGTACCGCAAGCCCATCCTTTGGCTAGCATCAACGGCGTTTACAATGCCATTCTTGTCGAAGGAGAACCAATTGGGCAAGTAATGTTTTTTGGTCCCGGTGCTGGTGCTGGTGCAACCGCCAGTGCTGTCACATCGGATATTTTGAATTTAGTTGCTGTCCTCAAAACCAATACAGCAGTTGCAAATCCCTTATTAACTTGTGGACATCAAGAATACTGCCAAATTGCGCCGATGGCAGAATTGATAACTCGGTTTTACGCCCGTTTCCTCACCAATGACCAGCCTGGAGTTATCGGTAAATTGGGTACTTGCTTTGGCAATTATGGCGTTAGCTTAGAGTCAATTGTCCAAACTGGCTTTCAAGGGGAACTTGCAGAGATTGTGGTTGTTACCCATGATGTGCGAGAAGGTAATTTTCGGCAAGCTTTGGCAGAAATTCGTGATTTGTCAGCAATTGAAAGCATTCCTAGCTTACTGCGTGTACTTTGA
- the metK gene encoding methionine adenosyltransferase, with translation MSRRYLFTSESVTEGHPDKICDQISDTILDALLTQDPSSRVAAEVVVNTGLVLITGEITTKANVNFVNLARKKIAEIGYTNADNGFSANSTSVLLALDEQSPDIAQGVNTAQETRQQDSDELFDKIGAGDQGIMFGFASNETPELMPLPISLAHRIARRLAAVRKTGELSYLRPDGKTQVTVAYEDGRPVGIDTILISTQHTASIGEITDEAAVQAKIKQDLWSAVVEPVFGDIDVKPNQETRFLVNPTGKFVVGGPQGDSGLTGRKIIVDTYGGYSRHGGGAFSGKDPTKVDRSAAYAARYVAKNIVAAGLAEKVEIQLSYAIGVARPTSILVDTFGTGKVDEETLLELINQHFELRPAGIIHTFNLRNLPSERGGRFYQDVAAYGHFGRADLDLPWEQTDKAELLKQAANESLSAAVAQALT, from the coding sequence TTGTCTCGTCGATATTTATTTACCTCCGAGTCAGTCACCGAAGGTCATCCAGATAAAATCTGCGATCAGATTTCTGATACCATTCTGGATGCCCTACTGACACAAGACCCCAGCAGCCGTGTTGCCGCTGAAGTAGTAGTTAATACTGGTTTAGTGCTAATCACTGGTGAAATAACCACCAAAGCCAACGTAAATTTCGTCAATCTCGCCCGCAAAAAAATTGCCGAAATTGGTTATACCAATGCTGACAATGGCTTTTCTGCTAACAGCACCAGTGTTCTACTGGCTTTAGACGAACAATCACCCGATATTGCCCAGGGCGTTAACACCGCTCAAGAAACCCGCCAGCAAGATAGTGATGAACTATTCGACAAAATTGGTGCGGGCGATCAAGGTATAATGTTTGGTTTTGCCAGCAACGAAACACCAGAACTGATGCCCTTACCCATCAGTCTCGCTCACCGCATTGCTCGCCGATTGGCAGCAGTCCGCAAAACAGGTGAATTGTCATACCTGCGTCCTGACGGCAAAACCCAAGTGACTGTGGCTTACGAAGATGGACGCCCTGTAGGTATTGATACTATTCTAATTTCCACCCAGCATACAGCTAGTATTGGGGAAATAACAGATGAGGCAGCTGTACAAGCCAAAATAAAACAAGACCTCTGGTCAGCAGTGGTCGAACCTGTTTTTGGCGATATTGACGTTAAGCCTAATCAGGAAACACGTTTTTTAGTCAACCCCACTGGCAAATTTGTCGTTGGTGGCCCTCAGGGAGATTCTGGTCTGACAGGACGGAAAATAATCGTTGATACCTACGGTGGTTATTCACGACATGGTGGCGGCGCTTTTTCCGGCAAAGACCCCACAAAGGTAGACCGTTCTGCTGCATACGCGGCTCGTTATGTCGCGAAAAATATTGTCGCTGCCGGGTTGGCAGAAAAAGTTGAAATCCAGCTATCTTATGCGATTGGCGTAGCGCGACCAACAAGTATCCTAGTCGATACCTTTGGCACCGGCAAAGTGGATGAAGAAACCTTACTAGAATTAATCAATCAGCACTTTGAACTGCGTCCGGCGGGGATTATCCATACCTTCAACTTACGCAACTTACCAAGTGAACGAGGCGGACGTTTTTATCAGGACGTCGCGGCTTACGGTCATTTTGGGCGGGCTGATTTAGACTTGCCTTGGGAACAGACCGATAAAGCCGAATTGTTGAAGCAAGCAGCAAATGAATCACTTTCGGCAGCAGTTGCTCAGGCACTAACCTAG
- a CDS encoding DUF2358 domain-containing protein has product MESQLPVERIIKTLKEDLPTLFEKDISYQIYTQDIYFKDPVNTFKYKFNYRIIFWTLRFHARLFFTQIYFDVHEVYQSAEDTILAKWTVRGVLRVPWKAGLLFNGYSTYKFNQDNLIYEHIDTWDRKPGEILRQFWQRG; this is encoded by the coding sequence GTGGAATCTCAATTGCCAGTGGAGCGGATAATTAAGACTTTAAAAGAGGATTTACCGACACTTTTTGAAAAAGATATTTCATATCAAATTTATACACAGGATATCTATTTTAAAGATCCGGTGAATACATTCAAATACAAATTTAACTATCGGATTATATTTTGGACTTTGCGATTTCACGCTCGGCTATTTTTTACCCAAATTTACTTTGATGTCCATGAGGTTTATCAGTCAGCCGAAGACACGATTTTAGCAAAGTGGACAGTGCGGGGAGTGTTGCGGGTTCCTTGGAAAGCTGGTTTGCTTTTTAATGGGTACTCAACGTATAAATTCAACCAAGACAATTTGATATACGAGCATATAGACACTTGGGATAGAAAACCAGGGGAGATTTTACGGCAGTTTTGGCAAAGGGGATAA
- a CDS encoding GDSL-type esterase/lipase family protein codes for MHTFLASSSMQLSAPPNHLQPMKIVALGDSLIYGFGDPEKGGWIEQLRRWWMLPDSDGHILYNLGVRGDRTQQVAQRLEVEFRHRGELRNRVPDLIILSVGVNDSARLARPDGRSYTDFTLFEKEIASLLDLAQQLCPVLFVGMVPVNEAKMPFLDCFYYNHADQYRYKEATRIACTKRQIPYLDIFEQWMERGETWRLKRLSEDGLHPNTIGYQALLEDVINWDAMPPSLRDATRKVGFANAVHHSQFDYRLKPS; via the coding sequence ATGCACACATTTCTAGCTTCTTCCTCAATGCAGCTGTCCGCACCACCAAATCACTTGCAGCCTATGAAGATTGTCGCACTGGGGGACAGCTTAATTTATGGATTCGGTGATCCGGAAAAAGGAGGCTGGATTGAGCAACTAAGGCGGTGGTGGATGTTGCCGGATAGTGATGGTCATATTCTTTATAATTTAGGGGTAAGAGGCGATCGCACGCAACAAGTAGCACAAAGGCTAGAAGTTGAATTTCGCCACCGGGGTGAACTGCGAAATCGTGTTCCCGACTTGATTATTTTATCAGTAGGCGTGAATGACTCAGCGCGGTTGGCGCGTCCCGATGGTCGAAGTTACACAGACTTTACATTGTTTGAAAAGGAAATTGCTTCTCTGCTAGATTTAGCACAGCAACTCTGTCCTGTGTTATTTGTGGGCATGGTGCCAGTAAATGAAGCCAAGATGCCATTTTTAGATTGTTTTTACTATAATCATGCCGACCAGTACCGCTACAAAGAAGCAACTCGAATTGCTTGCACAAAACGGCAGATTCCCTATTTAGATATTTTTGAGCAATGGATGGAACGCGGTGAAACTTGGCGGCTCAAACGCTTGAGTGAAGATGGACTTCATCCTAATACAATAGGTTATCAAGCTTTGTTAGAGGATGTAATCAATTGGGATGCTATGCCGCCTTCTCTACGAGATGCTACGCGAAAAGTGGGTTTTGCCAACGCAGTTCACCATTCTCAATTTGATTATCGGCTTAAACCATCCTAA
- a CDS encoding glycoside hydrolase family 10 protein: MAIIETRGIWLTTTDSKVLRSKERIAKAMDFLAETGFNVVFPVVWNKAVTLYPSQTMRQTFGVEIDPLSVGRDPLEEVVVEARLVGLKVIPWFEYGFASSYNLNGGLLLQKKPEWSARDCNGNLLKKNGFEWLNALDSQVQEFLLNLVLEVVKNYDVDGVQGDDRFPAFPSEGGYDEGTVTRYRQQFNCNPPQNSKDRQWLQWRADILTNFLARLYREVKAVNPNLLVAIAPNIYDWAFQEYLQDSPAWLKRGIVDMIQPQIYRRDFGSYSAIADKLVNQQFTDATLPKLAPGILMKLGSYCISPEYLVQAIEYNRQLGIQGEVFFFYEGLRENNNTLAKVLRNGPYAKSASFPTLSDLSAGGVSHKRTSSIWSGVKRVLKKIF, encoded by the coding sequence ATGGCAATAATCGAAACTCGTGGTATCTGGCTGACCACTACTGATAGTAAAGTTCTCAGGTCAAAGGAACGCATTGCCAAGGCGATGGATTTCCTGGCTGAGACGGGATTTAATGTGGTGTTTCCAGTTGTTTGGAACAAGGCAGTAACTTTGTATCCTAGTCAAACAATGCGGCAGACTTTTGGAGTCGAAATTGACCCGCTATCTGTAGGTCGTGACCCTTTAGAAGAGGTGGTGGTTGAGGCGCGGCTAGTTGGGTTGAAAGTTATTCCTTGGTTTGAATACGGCTTTGCTAGTTCTTACAATTTGAATGGTGGTTTACTTTTACAGAAAAAACCGGAATGGTCTGCGCGTGATTGTAATGGTAACTTACTGAAGAAAAATGGCTTTGAGTGGTTGAATGCACTCGACTCACAGGTGCAGGAATTTTTGTTGAACTTGGTGCTGGAAGTTGTAAAGAATTATGATGTGGATGGTGTTCAAGGTGACGATCGCTTTCCTGCATTTCCCTCTGAAGGTGGCTATGATGAGGGTACTGTCACCCGCTATCGTCAACAATTTAATTGCAATCCGCCACAAAATTCCAAGGATAGGCAATGGTTACAGTGGCGTGCAGATATTCTGACTAACTTCTTGGCGCGTCTCTACCGGGAGGTGAAAGCGGTGAATCCTAACTTGCTAGTAGCGATCGCACCTAATATCTATGATTGGGCATTTCAGGAATATCTGCAAGACTCGCCTGCATGGCTGAAGCGGGGAATAGTTGATATGATTCAGCCGCAGATTTATCGTCGTGACTTTGGGAGTTATTCTGCGATCGCTGATAAACTGGTAAACCAGCAGTTCACAGATGCAACACTGCCGAAGTTAGCACCGGGAATATTGATGAAACTTGGCTCTTACTGCATTAGTCCAGAATATCTTGTGCAGGCAATCGAATACAATCGCCAACTGGGCATTCAAGGAGAAGTATTCTTTTTTTACGAGGGTTTGCGCGAAAATAATAATACCCTAGCTAAAGTTTTGCGAAATGGGCCTTATGCTAAATCTGCATCATTTCCCACTCTGTCAGATTTGAGTGCGGGTGGTGTGAGTCACAAGAGGACATCTTCTATTTGGTCAGGGGTGAAAAGGGTGTTAAAAAAGATTTTTTAA
- the petH gene encoding ferredoxin--NADP reductase produces the protein MYNQGAVEGAANTELGSRIFLYEVVGLRQSEETDQTNYPIRKSGSVFIRVPYNRMNQEMRRITRLGGTIVSIQPVTGLEPVNGKASLENATSVVSELATSEETADSEGNGKATPVKADSETKGFAKTPAEEQLKNKDKKGNTMTQAKAKKDHGDVPVNTYRPNAPFIGKVVSNEPLVKKGGIGIVQHLKFDISAGDLKYIEGQSIGIIPPGLDKNGKPEKLRLYSIASTRHGDDVDDKTVSLCVRQLEYKHPETGETVYGVCSTHLCFLEPGAEVKITGPVGKEMLLPNDPDANVIMMATGTGIAPMRAYLWRQFKDAERAANPDYQFKGFSWLIFGVPTTPNLLYKEELEEIQQKYPENFRLTPAISREQKNPQGGRMYIQDRVAEHADELWQLIKNEKTHTYICGLRGMEEGIDAALTTAAAKEGVTWSVYQKELKKAHRWHVETY, from the coding sequence ATGTACAATCAAGGTGCTGTTGAGGGTGCTGCCAACACAGAATTAGGTAGCCGCATCTTCCTTTATGAAGTGGTGGGTTTGCGTCAGAGCGAAGAAACTGATCAAACTAACTACCCAATTCGGAAAAGTGGCAGTGTGTTCATCAGAGTGCCTTACAACCGCATGAATCAAGAAATGCGACGTATCACTCGTCTAGGCGGCACAATTGTTAGCATCCAGCCAGTAACTGGTCTAGAGCCAGTTAATGGTAAAGCCTCACTTGAGAATGCTACAAGCGTTGTCAGCGAGTTAGCGACATCTGAGGAAACTGCTGACAGTGAAGGGAATGGTAAAGCCACACCTGTAAAAGCTGATAGTGAAACCAAAGGTTTCGCTAAAACACCTGCTGAAGAACAGCTCAAGAACAAGGACAAGAAAGGCAACACCATGACTCAAGCGAAAGCCAAAAAAGACCACGGTGACGTTCCTGTTAACACTTACCGGCCCAATGCTCCGTTTATTGGTAAGGTAGTATCTAATGAACCACTAGTCAAAAAAGGTGGTATTGGTATTGTTCAACACCTCAAATTTGACATTTCCGCAGGTGATTTGAAGTATATAGAAGGTCAAAGTATTGGGATTATTCCCCCAGGATTAGACAAGAACGGCAAGCCGGAAAAACTTAGACTCTATTCCATCGCTTCAACTCGTCATGGCGATGATGTGGATGATAAGACAGTATCACTGTGCGTCCGCCAGTTGGAATACAAGCACCCAGAAACTGGTGAAACAGTCTACGGTGTTTGCTCTACCCACCTGTGTTTCTTAGAACCAGGGGCAGAGGTAAAAATTACCGGGCCTGTGGGTAAGGAAATGCTGTTACCCAATGATCCTGATGCTAATGTGATCATGATGGCAACCGGAACAGGTATTGCCCCTATGCGAGCTTACCTCTGGCGTCAGTTTAAAGATGCAGAAAGAGCAGCAAACCCAGATTACCAATTTAAAGGATTCTCTTGGCTAATATTTGGTGTGCCCACAACTCCAAACCTTTTATATAAGGAAGAACTGGAAGAAATTCAACAAAAATATCCTGAGAACTTCCGCCTCACTCCTGCCATCAGCCGCGAACAAAAAAATCCTCAAGGCGGTAGAATGTATATCCAAGACCGCGTAGCAGAACATGCTGATGAATTGTGGCAATTGATTAAAAATGAAAAAACCCACACCTACATCTGCGGTTTGCGAGGTATGGAAGAAGGTATTGATGCAGCCTTAACAACTGCTGCTGCGAAAGAAGGCGTAACCTGGAGTGTTTACCAGAAGGAACTCAAGAAAGCCCATCGCTGGCACGTAGAAACCTATTAA
- a CDS encoding alpha/beta fold hydrolase: MSLIESSCKHEYITSNGVKLHYVTQGEGPLMLMLHGFPEFWYSWRHQIPEFAQDFKVVAIDLRGYNDSDKPNEQSAYVMDEFIKDVEGVIKGLGYQKCVLVGHDWGGAIAWNFAYTHPEMVERLIILNLPHPAKFSQGLRTLQQLQRSYYIFLFQLPWIPEVFLQSSDYQAIETIFKGTAVNKSAFTKADIDAYKDAAAKRGALTAMLNYYRNVFQQRILNPNWGILEVPTLMIWGEDDTALGKELTYDTAAYVRDFQLKYIPNCGHWVQQEQPELVNQYMREFLYEDLS; the protein is encoded by the coding sequence ATGTCTCTAATAGAAAGTTCTTGTAAACACGAATATATAACTAGCAATGGGGTAAAACTACACTACGTTACCCAAGGTGAAGGCCCTTTAATGTTGATGCTGCACGGGTTTCCTGAATTTTGGTACTCTTGGCGGCATCAAATACCAGAGTTTGCCCAAGATTTTAAAGTCGTCGCCATTGATTTGCGTGGCTACAACGATAGTGATAAACCAAATGAGCAATCAGCTTATGTAATGGATGAATTTATCAAAGATGTTGAGGGAGTAATTAAAGGATTAGGATACCAAAAATGTGTTTTAGTTGGACATGATTGGGGTGGTGCGATCGCTTGGAATTTTGCATACACTCACCCCGAAATGGTAGAGCGATTAATTATTCTTAACCTTCCTCATCCTGCCAAATTTAGTCAAGGCTTACGCACTCTTCAACAGTTGCAGCGTAGTTACTATATCTTCCTCTTCCAACTACCGTGGATACCAGAAGTATTCTTACAATCTTCAGACTACCAAGCAATTGAAACAATTTTTAAAGGTACAGCAGTTAACAAGAGTGCTTTCACTAAAGCGGATATTGACGCATATAAAGATGCTGCTGCCAAACGCGGTGCCCTTACAGCAATGTTGAACTACTACCGCAATGTTTTTCAACAGAGAATTCTAAATCCAAACTGGGGTATTTTGGAAGTGCCAACACTGATGATTTGGGGAGAAGATGACACTGCACTTGGCAAGGAACTAACCTACGACACCGCAGCCTATGTCAGAGATTTTCAACTTAAGTATATTCCTAATTGTGGCCATTGGGTACAGCAAGAACAGCCTGAATTGGTTAATCAGTATATGCGAGAATTTCTTTATGAAGACTTAAGCTAA
- a CDS encoding phosphoribulokinase, translating into MTSKPERVVLIGVAGDSGCGKSTFLRRLIDLFGEDLMTVICLDDYHSLDRKQRKETGITALDPRANNFDLMYEQIKALKSGQAIDKPIYNHETGLIDPPERVEPNHIIVVEGLHPLYDERVRSLIDFSVYFDISDEVKIAWKIQRDMAERGHRYEDVLAQINSRKPDFEKFIEPQREFADVVLQVLPTNLIKNDTERRVLRVRMLQREGKEGFDPTYLFDEGSTINWTPCGRKLTCSYPGMQLYYGSDVYYGRYVSVLEVDGQFDNLEEVIYIETHLSNTSTKYQGELTHLLLQHREYPGSNNGTGFFQVLTGLKMRAAYERLTATEAKLAVQV; encoded by the coding sequence ATGACAAGTAAGCCGGAACGCGTGGTACTGATTGGAGTAGCCGGAGACTCTGGGTGCGGGAAATCTACGTTTTTGCGTCGTTTGATAGATTTGTTTGGTGAAGATTTAATGACAGTTATCTGTTTGGATGACTATCATTCCCTGGATCGCAAACAACGTAAAGAAACTGGGATAACGGCATTAGACCCCAGGGCGAACAATTTTGATCTGATGTATGAGCAAATTAAAGCGCTCAAAAGTGGTCAAGCGATTGATAAGCCGATTTACAACCATGAAACTGGCTTGATTGACCCGCCAGAGCGGGTAGAGCCGAATCACATTATAGTTGTTGAAGGGCTGCATCCTTTATATGATGAGCGGGTGCGATCGCTAATCGACTTCAGTGTTTATTTTGACATTAGCGATGAGGTCAAAATTGCCTGGAAAATCCAGCGAGATATGGCTGAACGCGGTCATCGCTACGAAGATGTTTTAGCGCAAATCAATTCCCGCAAACCTGACTTTGAAAAGTTTATCGAACCACAAAGAGAATTTGCCGATGTGGTTCTTCAGGTATTACCCACGAACTTGATCAAAAACGATACGGAGCGTAGAGTCTTAAGGGTACGTATGCTTCAGCGGGAAGGTAAGGAAGGCTTTGATCCAACCTACCTATTTGATGAAGGGTCAACAATTAATTGGACTCCCTGTGGACGCAAATTGACCTGTTCTTATCCTGGTATGCAACTATACTATGGTTCCGATGTTTACTACGGACGCTATGTCTCAGTACTAGAGGTGGATGGTCAATTTGACAACTTGGAAGAAGTCATTTATATCGAAACCCATCTCAGCAATACATCCACCAAATATCAGGGTGAATTGACTCACTTGTTACTCCAGCACCGCGAGTATCCAGGTTCCAACAATGGTACTGGTTTCTTCCAAGTGCTTACAGGTTTGAAGATGCGTGCTGCCTATGAGCGGTTGACAGCTACAGAAGCAAAGTTAGCGGTTCAGGTTTAA